TGACCAGAATCCCGCCGTCTGGCAGGCTTTCTACCGACCAAGGTTCGTCAAACCCGTCAGCCAGCTTTTTGATGGTCAATTGACCCAAGCTGCTGTCAAGCGCATGTGCTGGCAGGCCCAAAGCCAAAATGGCGGCAATCAGTGTAATTTTCAGGGTCATTCGTCTCTCCGAGTGGCAATATAAGGAAGATAGCACGTCCGGCTTGGGCTTCTATCTCTCTAACCCGATCGTGATGTCGGGATGGGGCTGACACCCCCAAATTGCCGTAAAGGCAAGGCATTCAACCCCTCTTTTCTTTTGGGGAATCGGTGCGTAGTGTCGTGCGATAAATAGTAGAGATCAGGGAGATCACTCATGAAAAAACTGCTTCTTGCAACCACCGCCACTGCCATGATGGCAGGTGCCGCCTTCGCTGACGGCCACGCGCAAACCGCGAAAATCGGTATCATTCTGGGCTTCACCGGCCCGCTGGAATCGATCACGCCACAAATGGCTGACGGCGCTGAACTGGCGATCAAGGAAGTCTCTGAGTCCGGCGCCCTGCTGGACGGCACCAAGGTCGAAGCGATCCGCGGCGACAGCACCTGCGTGGACGCGGGCGCGGCAACATCGGCTGCTGAACGTCTCGTCACCTCCGACAAGGTAAACGCCATCATGGGCGCTGACTGTTCCGGCGTGACCGGCGCAATCTTGCAAAACGTGGCCCGCGCCAACGGTGTGGTGATGGTATCCCCATCTGCAACCTCCCCCGGTCTGTCCACCGCAGAAGATGACGGTCTGTTCTTCCGCACCGCCCCATCCGACGCGCGCCAAGGCGTGATCATCACGAATATCCTTCAGGATCGTGGCGTGAAATCCGTGGCATTGACCTACACTAACAACGACTACGGCAAAGGTCTGGCCGACGCATTCAAAGCAGCCTTCGAAGAAGCTGGCGGCGAAGTTACCATTTCCGCAGCACATGAAGACGGCAAAGCCGACTACTCTGCCGAAGTTGGCGCACTGGCATCCGCCGGTGGCGAAGTTCTGGTTGTTGCAGGCTATGTTGATCAAGGTGGCTCCGGCGTTATCCGTGCGGCTCTGGACTCCGGTGCGTTTGACACGTTCTACCTGCCAGACGGCATGGTGGGCACGAAGTTGAACGAAAACTTCGGCGCTGAGCTGAACGGCTCTTACGGCGCGTATCCTGGTACTGACAGCGCAGGTGCAGCCACCTATGGCGAGATGGCTACGGCTGCCGGCTATGACGGCACTTCCGCGTTCTCTGCGGAATCTTACGATGCCGCGGCGTTGATCATGCTGGCGATGCAAGCTGCCAAATCCACCGCATCTGCCGACCTGAAAGACCACATCTTCGACGTCGCCAACGCACCTGGTGAAGAGATTTTCCCGGGCGAGCTGGCAAAAGGTCTCAAACTGATCGCTGAAGGCAAAGACATCGACTATGTCGGTGCATCTGCAGTCGAGCTAATCGGCGCTGGTGAATCGGCTGGTAACTACCAAGAGATCGAATTCTCTGACGGT
Above is a window of Litoreibacter janthinus DNA encoding:
- a CDS encoding ABC transporter substrate-binding protein, with product MKKLLLATTATAMMAGAAFADGHAQTAKIGIILGFTGPLESITPQMADGAELAIKEVSESGALLDGTKVEAIRGDSTCVDAGAATSAAERLVTSDKVNAIMGADCSGVTGAILQNVARANGVVMVSPSATSPGLSTAEDDGLFFRTAPSDARQGVIITNILQDRGVKSVALTYTNNDYGKGLADAFKAAFEEAGGEVTISAAHEDGKADYSAEVGALASAGGEVLVVAGYVDQGGSGVIRAALDSGAFDTFYLPDGMVGTKLNENFGAELNGSYGAYPGTDSAGAATYGEMATAAGYDGTSAFSAESYDAAALIMLAMQAAKSTASADLKDHIFDVANAPGEEIFPGELAKGLKLIAEGKDIDYVGASAVELIGAGESAGNYQEIEFSDGVYSTIKYR